A window of Streptomyces sp. N50 contains these coding sequences:
- a CDS encoding M4 family metallopeptidase, translating into MAVGALVSTAAFLAVGIQSVPATAKPASPHPSPLLTGSLEAKLTPAQRSALVKSATQNSTTTARTLGLGAKEKLVVKDVVKDNDGTVHTRYERTYAGLPVLGGDLVVHTPPATEATGTVSATFNNKHTLTVPSTTASVAKSAAETKALTTAKALDAKAPSTDSARKVIWAGTGTPKLAWETVVGGFQDDGTPSQLHVITDATTGKELSRFEGIQTGTGNTQYSGTVSLSTTLSGSTYQLYDTTRGGHKTYSLNNATSGTGTLMTDADDVWGTGAGSNTQTAGADAAYGAQETWDFYKNTFGRSGIKNDGVAAYSRVHYSTAYVNAFWDDSCFCMTYGDGTSSTHALTSLDVAGHEMSHGVTSNTAGLNYTGESGGLNEATSDIFGTGVEFYANNSSDVGDYLIGEKIDINGDGTPLRYMDKPSKDGGSADSWYSGVGNLDVHYSSGPANHMFYLLSEGSGTKVINGTTYTSTTSDGVAVAGIGRAAALQIWYKALTTYMTSSTNYASARTAALSAAGALYGTTSAQYAGVGNAFAGINVGSHITVPTSGVTVTNPGSQSSTVGTAVSLQVAASSTNSGSLTYAATGLPTGLSISSSTGAITGTPTTAGTYSSTVTVTDSTGATGTASFTWTVSSSGGGGSCTSTQLLGNAGFESGATTWTATSGVITTDTGEAARTGSYKAWLDGYGSTHTDTLSQSVTIPSGCTGTTFTFYIHIDTAETTTSTAYDKLTVTAGSTTLATYSNLNAASGYVAKSFSLSAFAGTTVALKFSGVEDSSLQTSFVIDDTAVTTS; encoded by the coding sequence ATGGCAGTCGGAGCCCTGGTCTCCACCGCCGCCTTCCTGGCCGTCGGCATCCAGTCGGTGCCCGCGACCGCGAAGCCCGCCTCCCCCCACCCGAGTCCGCTGCTCACCGGAAGCCTGGAGGCGAAGCTCACCCCGGCCCAGCGCTCCGCCCTGGTGAAGAGCGCCACCCAGAACAGCACGACGACCGCCCGCACCCTCGGCCTCGGCGCCAAGGAGAAGCTGGTCGTCAAGGACGTCGTCAAGGACAACGACGGCACCGTCCACACGCGCTACGAGCGCACCTACGCCGGTCTCCCCGTCCTCGGCGGCGACCTCGTGGTGCACACCCCGCCCGCCACCGAGGCGACCGGCACCGTGAGCGCCACCTTCAACAACAAGCACACCCTCACGGTCCCCTCGACCACCGCGTCCGTCGCCAAGTCGGCCGCCGAGACCAAGGCCCTGACGACCGCCAAGGCCCTCGACGCCAAGGCGCCGAGCACCGACAGCGCCCGCAAGGTCATCTGGGCCGGCACCGGCACCCCGAAGCTCGCCTGGGAGACGGTCGTCGGCGGGTTCCAGGACGACGGCACGCCGAGTCAGCTGCACGTCATCACCGACGCCACCACCGGCAAGGAACTCTCCCGCTTCGAGGGCATCCAGACCGGTACCGGCAACACCCAGTACAGCGGCACGGTGTCCCTGAGCACCACGCTGTCCGGTTCGACGTACCAGCTGTACGACACCACGCGTGGCGGCCACAAGACGTACAGCCTCAACAACGCCACGTCGGGCACCGGCACCCTGATGACCGACGCGGACGACGTGTGGGGCACCGGCGCGGGCTCCAACACCCAGACCGCGGGCGCCGACGCGGCCTACGGCGCCCAGGAGACCTGGGACTTCTACAAGAACACCTTCGGCCGAAGCGGCATCAAGAACGACGGCGTCGCCGCGTACTCGCGCGTCCACTACAGCACGGCGTACGTCAACGCCTTCTGGGACGACAGCTGCTTCTGCATGACGTACGGCGACGGCACCAGCAGCACCCACGCGCTGACCTCGCTCGACGTGGCCGGGCACGAGATGAGCCACGGCGTCACCTCCAACACCGCCGGGCTCAACTACACCGGTGAATCAGGCGGGTTGAACGAGGCGACCTCCGACATCTTCGGCACCGGCGTCGAGTTCTACGCCAACAACAGCAGCGATGTCGGTGACTACCTCATCGGCGAGAAGATAGACATCAACGGCGACGGCACGCCGCTGCGTTACATGGACAAGCCGAGCAAGGACGGCGGCTCCGCGGACAGTTGGTACTCCGGCGTCGGCAACCTCGACGTCCACTACTCCTCGGGCCCGGCGAACCACATGTTCTACCTGCTCTCCGAGGGCAGCGGCACCAAGGTCATCAACGGCACCACCTACACCAGCACCACCTCCGACGGTGTCGCCGTCGCGGGCATCGGCCGGGCCGCGGCCCTGCAGATCTGGTACAAGGCGCTGACGACGTACATGACGTCCAGCACCAACTACGCCTCCGCGCGCACCGCCGCGCTCAGCGCCGCCGGTGCCCTGTACGGCACAACGTCCGCGCAGTACGCGGGAGTCGGCAACGCCTTCGCGGGCATCAACGTCGGCAGCCACATCACCGTGCCGACCAGCGGTGTCACGGTGACCAACCCGGGCAGCCAGTCCTCGACCGTCGGTACGGCGGTGAGCCTCCAGGTCGCGGCCAGCTCCACCAACAGCGGTTCGCTGACGTACGCGGCGACCGGACTGCCGACCGGTCTGTCGATCAGCAGCTCCACGGGCGCCATCACCGGCACCCCGACGACCGCGGGCACCTACAGCTCCACCGTGACCGTCACCGACAGCACGGGAGCGACGGGGACCGCGTCCTTCACCTGGACCGTGAGTTCCAGCGGCGGGGGCGGCAGTTGCACCTCGACGCAGTTGCTGGGCAACGCGGGCTTCGAGTCGGGCGCCACCACCTGGACCGCGACCAGCGGGGTCATCACCACCGACACCGGCGAGGCGGCCCGCACCGGTTCGTACAAGGCCTGGCTCGACGGCTACGGATCGACCCACACCGACACGCTGTCCCAGTCGGTGACGATCCCGAGCGGCTGCACGGGGACGACGTTCACCTTCTACATCCACATCGACACGGCTGAGACCACCACCAGCACGGCTTACGACAAGCTGACGGTCACCGCCGGATCGACCACCCTGGCCACCTACTCCAACCTCAACGCGGCCAGCGGGTACGTCGCGAAGTCCTTCAGCCTGTCGGCCTTCGCGGGCACCACGGTCGCCCTGAAGTTCAGCGGAGTCGAGGACTCCTCGCTCCAGACCAGCTTCGTCATCGACGACACCGCCGTCACGACCAGCTGA
- a CDS encoding extracellular solute-binding protein — protein sequence MSDPSRRGVLRLSAGTALLGTLALSGCGRGDTATATAKATAKSIDDKPATGTVNVWAAQGDADVLDKVIKPFKAANPDVTVKFTLIPNAEYYTKLQAAIAAGKGPDVAQFFPESQAQFLDPSILRPVPDGLVDSGAFFTSLWDAGLVKDVAYTVPWYAYTYALVYRADLAKKAGVTAPTTWADMVPFFKALKGAGAVHGLGADNGWDIFNGQDVAMYAWQAGGNLLSSGGSWTLDTPEMVDALKYNASFFTSGSADTATPTFLDAQPYFVSGRTATMITGPWVLGQLDTAAKKTGWTAAHVATAPLPAGSSGSVSFSAGGTWGVLADSGNTDASWKFVRYVSKPSTQVAQYSAYGSLPAVISAWDAPAVKKQPLLDAFLTQLKNTKAFPQVGTWQQVATRLGKEVETVAKGTQTAEKAAASIQAYAKSLGTGAE from the coding sequence GTGTCCGATCCCTCCCGCCGCGGCGTCCTCAGACTGTCTGCCGGCACCGCCCTGCTCGGCACCCTGGCCCTCTCGGGCTGCGGGCGCGGCGACACCGCGACCGCCACCGCGAAGGCCACCGCCAAGTCGATCGACGACAAGCCGGCCACCGGTACCGTCAACGTCTGGGCCGCCCAGGGCGACGCCGATGTCCTCGACAAGGTGATCAAGCCCTTCAAGGCCGCGAACCCGGACGTCACCGTGAAGTTCACGCTGATACCGAACGCCGAGTACTACACGAAGCTCCAAGCGGCGATCGCGGCGGGCAAGGGCCCCGATGTGGCCCAGTTCTTCCCCGAGTCGCAGGCGCAGTTCCTCGACCCGTCGATCCTCCGGCCGGTGCCGGACGGACTCGTCGACTCCGGCGCCTTCTTCACGAGCCTGTGGGACGCCGGCCTGGTCAAGGACGTGGCCTACACGGTGCCTTGGTACGCGTACACGTACGCCCTCGTCTACCGCGCCGACCTCGCCAAGAAGGCGGGCGTCACGGCACCCACCACCTGGGCCGACATGGTGCCGTTCTTCAAGGCGCTGAAGGGCGCCGGAGCCGTGCACGGCCTCGGCGCGGACAACGGCTGGGACATCTTCAACGGCCAGGACGTCGCGATGTACGCCTGGCAGGCTGGCGGCAACCTCCTCTCGTCCGGCGGGAGTTGGACCCTCGACACACCGGAGATGGTCGACGCCCTGAAGTACAACGCGTCGTTCTTCACCTCGGGTTCGGCCGACACCGCGACCCCCACCTTCCTCGACGCGCAGCCCTACTTCGTGTCCGGCAGGACGGCCACGATGATCACCGGTCCATGGGTGCTCGGGCAGCTCGACACCGCCGCGAAGAAGACCGGCTGGACGGCGGCCCATGTCGCCACCGCTCCCCTGCCGGCCGGTTCCTCGGGCAGCGTCTCCTTCTCCGCCGGGGGGACTTGGGGCGTCCTCGCGGACAGCGGAAACACGGACGCGTCGTGGAAGTTCGTCCGCTACGTCTCGAAGCCGAGCACGCAGGTCGCGCAGTACTCGGCGTACGGCTCGCTGCCCGCGGTGATCTCCGCCTGGGACGCCCCCGCCGTCAAGAAGCAGCCGCTCCTCGACGCCTTCCTCACCCAGCTGAAGAACACCAAGGCCTTTCCCCAGGTGGGTACTTGGCAGCAGGTCGCCACCCGGCTGGGCAAGGAAGTGGAGACCGTGGCGAAGGGCACGCAGACCGCCGAGAAGGCCGCCGCGAGCATCCAGGCGTACGCCAAGAGCCTCGGCACGGGCGCGGAGTGA
- a CDS encoding sugar ABC transporter permease gives MTTTLVPAARRRARNSRRTAVAWLFLAPFAVVFLLYTAIPTVAALGFSLTDLRGSDLRHPLAVDFTGLDNYLRLFQDPTFLRDILNTGVFVAVGVPLTMAIGFALAVALNSGIRRLRGVFRTVFFAPVVTNVVAVALIWQYAFNAGGTVNKALAHVGLAGPNWLDDPHLAMPVVILLGVWRNFGTAMVLFLAGLQAVPEDVYEAAALDGAGRWRQLRHITLPLLLPTTLMVSVLLTVFYLQVFDEPYLLTDGGPLGSTESVSLYTYHQFGSGQLGMSSAASFVMLLLVLLVSVVQFRLLRPRT, from the coding sequence ATGACCACCACGCTCGTCCCGGCGGCGCGGCGCAGGGCACGCAACTCCCGTCGTACGGCGGTGGCTTGGCTGTTCCTCGCGCCGTTCGCCGTCGTGTTCCTGCTCTACACCGCGATCCCCACGGTGGCCGCGCTCGGCTTCAGCCTGACCGACCTGCGGGGCTCGGACCTGCGCCACCCCCTCGCGGTCGACTTCACCGGCCTGGACAACTACCTCCGCCTGTTCCAGGACCCGACCTTCCTGCGGGACATCCTGAACACCGGCGTCTTCGTCGCCGTCGGTGTGCCGCTGACGATGGCGATCGGCTTCGCGCTGGCCGTCGCGCTGAACTCCGGTATCCGGCGGCTGCGCGGAGTGTTCCGTACGGTCTTCTTCGCACCGGTCGTCACGAATGTCGTCGCGGTCGCGCTGATCTGGCAGTACGCCTTCAACGCGGGCGGCACCGTCAACAAGGCGCTGGCCCACGTCGGCCTCGCCGGACCCAACTGGCTGGACGACCCGCACCTCGCCATGCCCGTGGTGATCCTGCTCGGTGTCTGGCGGAACTTCGGCACCGCGATGGTCCTGTTCCTCGCGGGACTGCAGGCCGTACCGGAGGACGTGTACGAGGCCGCCGCGCTCGACGGGGCGGGCAGGTGGCGGCAGTTGAGGCACATCACCCTGCCCTTGCTGCTGCCCACCACCCTCATGGTGTCGGTCCTGCTGACCGTCTTCTACCTCCAGGTCTTCGACGAGCCCTATCTCCTCACGGACGGTGGCCCGTTGGGGTCCACCGAGTCCGTATCGCTGTACACCTACCACCAGTTCGGGTCCGGCCAACTGGGCATGTCCTCGGCCGCGTCCTTCGTGATGCTGCTGCTCGTGCTGCTGGTGAGTGTCGTCCAGTTCCGACTGCTGAGGCCGCGCACATGA
- a CDS encoding carbohydrate ABC transporter permease has product MTAVTASLKDTDLTATDRIALRPRSVGRPLLYGALVLCALLTLLPFFWVVSGSLRGLDEIRSDPGAWLPRHVTLDNFVRLFRTEGFGRFLANSVLVALMVVIGNVVAASAAGYALAKLEFTGKRLAFGAVMAAMMVPFTTVFVTQFVITVDMGLADTLTGIALPGVALPLSVFIMRQYAQSVPDELLEAARIDGAGEFRIFFRIFLPLAGPAVATITIMSFLNSWNNFIWPLIVAQSTASYTLPVGLAATSQAAQHVTDYGLVLAGAIVVMLPVLVLFLFLQRYFVQGIAGSGMR; this is encoded by the coding sequence ATGACCGCCGTAACCGCGTCCTTGAAGGACACCGACCTCACCGCCACCGACCGGATCGCTCTCCGCCCCCGGTCCGTCGGCCGCCCCCTGCTCTACGGCGCGCTGGTGCTGTGCGCGCTGCTCACGTTGCTGCCCTTCTTCTGGGTGGTCAGCGGTTCGCTGCGCGGTCTCGACGAGATCCGCTCGGACCCGGGCGCGTGGCTGCCGCGGCACGTCACGCTCGACAACTTCGTGCGGCTGTTCCGGACCGAGGGTTTCGGGCGCTTCCTCGCCAACAGTGTCCTGGTCGCCCTCATGGTGGTGATCGGCAACGTCGTGGCGGCCTCGGCGGCCGGATACGCCCTCGCCAAGCTGGAGTTCACGGGCAAACGGCTCGCGTTCGGCGCGGTGATGGCGGCGATGATGGTGCCGTTCACGACGGTGTTCGTCACCCAGTTCGTGATCACCGTCGACATGGGTCTCGCCGACACCCTCACGGGCATCGCGCTGCCCGGTGTGGCGCTTCCGCTCTCGGTGTTCATCATGCGGCAGTACGCGCAGTCGGTGCCCGACGAGTTGCTGGAGGCGGCACGCATCGACGGCGCGGGCGAGTTCCGGATCTTCTTCCGGATCTTCCTTCCGCTGGCCGGTCCCGCGGTCGCGACCATCACGATCATGTCGTTCCTGAACTCGTGGAACAACTTCATCTGGCCGCTCATCGTCGCCCAGAGCACGGCGAGTTACACCCTCCCGGTCGGCCTCGCCGCCACCAGCCAGGCGGCCCAGCACGTCACGGACTACGGTCTGGTCCTCGCCGGCGCGATCGTCGTGATGCTGCCGGTCCTCGTGCTCTTCCTGTTCCTGCAGCGGTACTTCGTGCAGGGCATCGCCGGATCGGGGATGCGGTGA
- a CDS encoding ROK family transcriptional regulator → MNQSAVRRVNTSVVLRALAVSAGPTTLTALADQAGLSRRTIELILDSLVEAGWVAELERIPTSGSAGRPARRYELRAEHALLAAVYINTADASAVIADVRGCIVGRAHRPLRAYQDPQATLDDAAALVREALDDAGGSLDRLRAGAVAGGGAIDDEGVVRRLVHTTRWEGVHLPKELGRRIGVPWFADNDSNLGALAERWRGVAGDHDNVVWAILGNRTGLGILIRGAVHRGLDGAAGEIVEARSIPTGTIADRPVAWLSSPEAAQREVARERFEAARAGDAQALAEVDEFVENITSILTTLSWTVAPSLIVLGGGLEDAADVLLPRVREAMRAARTPAIELRATGLGRDAALIGAVKLALDRMDTELFGPLVPSS, encoded by the coding sequence ATGAACCAGAGCGCCGTGCGGCGCGTCAACACCTCGGTCGTCCTGCGCGCGCTCGCGGTGTCCGCGGGACCCACGACACTGACCGCGCTCGCCGACCAGGCCGGTCTGTCCCGCCGTACGATCGAGCTGATCCTGGACTCGCTCGTCGAGGCGGGCTGGGTGGCCGAGTTGGAGCGGATCCCGACCAGCGGCTCCGCCGGGCGACCGGCCCGGCGGTACGAACTGCGCGCGGAACACGCCCTGTTGGCCGCCGTCTACATCAACACCGCTGACGCCTCGGCCGTGATCGCCGACGTACGCGGCTGTATCGTCGGCCGGGCGCACCGTCCGCTGCGCGCCTACCAGGACCCTCAGGCCACGCTCGACGACGCGGCGGCCCTGGTCCGGGAGGCACTCGACGACGCGGGCGGATCGCTCGACCGGCTGCGCGCGGGTGCGGTCGCGGGCGGTGGCGCCATCGACGACGAAGGGGTCGTACGACGGCTCGTGCACACCACGCGCTGGGAAGGCGTGCATCTGCCCAAGGAGCTCGGGCGGCGGATCGGGGTGCCATGGTTCGCGGACAACGACTCCAACCTCGGTGCGCTGGCGGAGCGTTGGCGTGGTGTGGCCGGTGACCACGACAACGTGGTGTGGGCCATCCTCGGCAACCGGACCGGTCTCGGCATCCTGATCCGAGGGGCCGTGCACCGGGGTCTGGACGGCGCGGCCGGCGAGATCGTCGAGGCCCGCTCGATCCCGACCGGCACGATCGCCGACCGCCCCGTGGCCTGGCTGAGCTCGCCGGAGGCGGCGCAACGCGAGGTGGCGCGGGAACGCTTCGAGGCCGCCCGGGCCGGAGACGCCCAAGCGCTCGCCGAGGTCGACGAGTTCGTCGAGAACATCACCTCCATCCTCACCACCCTGTCGTGGACGGTCGCGCCCTCGCTCATCGTGCTCGGCGGCGGTCTCGAGGACGCGGCCGATGTACTGCTCCCCCGCGTGCGCGAGGCGATGCGCGCCGCCCGCACCCCCGCGATCGAACTGCGCGCCACCGGCCTGGGCCGCGACGCCGCCCTGATCGGCGCGGTGAAGCTGGCCCTCGACCGTATGGACACCGAGCTGTTCGGACCGCTGGTCCCCAGCTCCTAA
- a CDS encoding GMC oxidoreductase — protein MTDTPHTDVLIVGSGIMGSAVARLLRESDPGLGITMVDGGSAIGETPGLHLHDVADPAVWSRYNERVESGIQGMYTGAEVVREVTDSLANLTPGMFHALAFGEDAEAMPATALAWNAGGMGVHWTAATPWPAGPEVFDFGDPARWTADLDTARRLLAVSPSPIGPTEVGRTVLDVLRRRYDDTAPADRRPQPMPMAVSATDSGPMPRTAPGTIFPAIATGGDPAFTLLTGTLATRLLVADGRVTGARLRRVADGTESELHADTVIVCADALRTPQLLFASGIRPQALGRHLNEHAFITAQVLLDLDQFGIDVDDLPLPRPGEFSTDSLWLPQNGSAQPFHGQIMNRTYVDEHGRPLAHAIGLSLLIPIESRPEHRLVFSELETDLAGLPRIGVEFAYTDTDRALIERGLAEVRSLAEEFGPFDPATELALLPPGSSLHLTGTVRSGTADDGTSVCDPDGRVWGYDNLYVAGTGVIPTPMAANVTLTGAVTAVRAARAVTTRTAPLAAH, from the coding sequence GTGACCGACACCCCGCACACCGACGTCCTCATCGTGGGCAGCGGCATCATGGGCTCCGCGGTGGCCCGGCTGCTGCGGGAGAGCGATCCGGGGCTGGGCATCACGATGGTCGACGGCGGCAGCGCGATCGGTGAGACGCCCGGGCTGCACCTGCACGATGTGGCCGATCCGGCCGTCTGGTCGCGCTACAACGAGCGGGTCGAGTCCGGCATCCAGGGCATGTACACGGGCGCCGAGGTCGTGCGCGAGGTCACGGACAGCCTCGCCAACCTCACGCCCGGCATGTTCCACGCGCTGGCCTTCGGCGAGGACGCCGAGGCGATGCCCGCGACGGCCCTCGCGTGGAACGCGGGCGGCATGGGTGTCCACTGGACCGCCGCGACCCCGTGGCCGGCCGGACCCGAGGTCTTCGACTTCGGCGACCCGGCCCGCTGGACGGCCGACCTGGACACCGCGCGCCGCCTCCTCGCCGTCTCCCCCTCCCCCATCGGCCCGACCGAGGTCGGCCGGACCGTCCTGGACGTCCTGCGCCGCCGCTACGACGACACCGCACCCGCCGACCGGCGGCCGCAGCCGATGCCCATGGCCGTCTCGGCGACGGACTCGGGCCCCATGCCGCGCACAGCTCCGGGCACGATCTTCCCGGCGATCGCCACGGGCGGCGACCCGGCGTTCACGCTGTTGACGGGGACCCTCGCGACCCGGTTGCTCGTCGCGGACGGCCGGGTCACCGGCGCCCGACTGCGCCGCGTCGCCGACGGCACCGAGTCCGAACTCCACGCGGACACCGTCATCGTGTGCGCCGACGCACTACGCACCCCGCAACTCCTCTTCGCCTCGGGCATCCGCCCCCAAGCGCTGGGCCGCCACCTCAACGAGCACGCGTTCATCACCGCCCAAGTCCTCCTGGATCTCGACCAGTTCGGGATCGACGTGGACGACCTGCCGCTCCCCCGCCCCGGCGAGTTCAGCACGGACTCGCTGTGGCTGCCGCAGAACGGTTCGGCCCAGCCGTTCCACGGTCAGATCATGAACCGGACGTACGTCGACGAGCACGGCCGCCCTCTCGCACACGCCATAGGCCTGTCGCTGCTCATCCCGATCGAGTCGCGCCCTGAACACCGGCTCGTCTTCTCCGAGTTGGAGACGGACCTCGCCGGACTGCCGCGCATCGGCGTCGAGTTCGCCTACACGGACACCGACCGTGCGCTCATCGAGCGGGGACTGGCCGAAGTCCGTTCCCTGGCCGAGGAGTTCGGCCCCTTCGACCCCGCGACCGAACTCGCCCTGCTCCCGCCCGGCTCGTCCCTGCACCTGACCGGTACCGTCCGCTCGGGCACCGCCGACGACGGGACCAGCGTGTGCGATCCGGACGGCCGGGTGTGGGGCTACGACAACCTGTACGTCGCCGGTACCGGTGTGATCCCCACGCCGATGGCCGCCAACGTGACGCTTACCGGCGCGGTGACGGCCGTACGGGCCGCCCGGGCCGTCACCACCCGCACCGCGCCGCTCGCCGCGCACTGA
- a CDS encoding nucleoside deaminase, with the protein MIDIVKEYRVALPAWIDDELADVPAVVPGRADRMRLVHRLADRNWREGNGGPFAALVAERDTGRIVSVGVNVVLASGVSSAHAEVMALGLAQVATGGWDLGATGLPTHELVVNWRPCVQCYGATLWSGVRGLVVAGEGPELEEITTFDEGPLGADWAEQFEARGIEVVGDVLRDEALAVFRNYRKAVDEADGVVVYNARGGAE; encoded by the coding sequence GTGATCGACATCGTGAAGGAATACCGCGTGGCGCTGCCCGCGTGGATCGACGACGAGCTGGCCGACGTGCCCGCCGTGGTCCCCGGCCGCGCGGACCGGATGCGCCTCGTGCACCGGCTCGCGGACCGCAACTGGCGGGAGGGGAACGGCGGTCCGTTCGCGGCCCTCGTCGCCGAGCGCGACACCGGCCGGATCGTCTCGGTCGGCGTGAACGTCGTGCTCGCCTCCGGAGTCTCCAGCGCACACGCGGAGGTCATGGCCCTCGGCCTGGCCCAAGTAGCCACCGGAGGATGGGACTTGGGCGCCACCGGCCTCCCGACCCACGAACTCGTCGTCAACTGGCGCCCCTGCGTGCAGTGTTACGGCGCCACGCTGTGGTCCGGGGTGCGCGGTCTGGTGGTAGCGGGCGAGGGTCCGGAGCTGGAGGAGATCACCACGTTCGACGAGGGCCCGCTCGGCGCGGACTGGGCCGAGCAGTTCGAGGCACGGGGCATCGAGGTCGTGGGGGACGTTCTCCGGGACGAGGCGCTGGCCGTGTTCCGGAACTACCGCAAGGCCGTCGACGAGGCGGACGGTGTCGTCGTCTACAACGCGCGCGGAGGTGCCGAGTGA
- a CDS encoding sugar phosphate isomerase/epimerase has translation MTPRFATDVVTFYHPDFWDLPSADAVRAWALAHPEHFWERVMDALDEAGVTGIELTFAPGDIESALRAFGSAQGFRRELVGRGLAVVSAFVAGEDSPDWLDPDNLPTIVADAERRAAFLVDVGAELLVTGLPMRTTFGTRPPLFVDAPYMTRMADIAHAVGEAVSRQGVRLAVHTESNSTLWYERDIDLFMAFTDPRYVWLCPDSCHIALGGGDPVAVARRHAQRVALAHWKDAVRPIDVELTIDETVFAQQQPYMAELGSGIVDWKAWADAMSRTPGADTVLIELDEAADPVAALLAGRAVASSVLP, from the coding sequence GTGACCCCGCGTTTCGCGACCGACGTCGTCACCTTCTACCACCCGGACTTCTGGGATCTCCCCTCCGCGGACGCGGTACGCGCATGGGCGTTGGCGCACCCCGAGCACTTCTGGGAACGGGTGATGGACGCGCTGGACGAGGCCGGCGTCACGGGCATCGAACTCACCTTCGCGCCGGGCGACATCGAGTCGGCGCTGCGGGCGTTCGGCAGCGCGCAGGGCTTCCGGCGCGAGCTGGTGGGCCGTGGGCTGGCCGTCGTGAGCGCGTTCGTCGCCGGGGAGGACAGCCCCGACTGGCTGGACCCGGACAACCTGCCCACGATCGTCGCCGACGCCGAACGACGCGCGGCCTTCCTCGTCGACGTGGGGGCCGAACTCCTCGTCACGGGACTCCCCATGCGCACGACGTTCGGGACCCGCCCGCCCCTCTTCGTCGACGCCCCGTACATGACCCGCATGGCCGACATCGCGCACGCGGTGGGCGAGGCCGTCTCCCGGCAGGGCGTGCGGCTCGCCGTCCACACGGAGTCCAACAGCACGCTCTGGTACGAGCGTGACATCGACCTGTTCATGGCCTTCACGGATCCGCGCTACGTCTGGCTGTGCCCCGACTCCTGCCACATCGCGCTCGGTGGAGGTGATCCGGTGGCCGTGGCACGCCGTCACGCGCAGCGTGTCGCGCTGGCGCACTGGAAGGACGCGGTCAGGCCCATCGACGTGGAACTCACCATCGACGAGACCGTCTTCGCCCAACAACAGCCCTACATGGCCGAGTTGGGCTCGGGCATCGTCGACTGGAAGGCCTGGGCCGACGCGATGTCCCGTACGCCCGGCGCCGACACGGTGCTCATCGAACTGGACGAGGCGGCCGATCCGGTCGCCGCGTTGCTGGCGGGGCGGGCGGTGGCGTCGTCGGTGCTGCCGTGA